Proteins from a single region of Crassaminicella profunda:
- a CDS encoding DUF1667 domain-containing protein, translating to MEKHQLVCIVCPMGCYLEVTKENEEYNVTGNKCPRGKAYGMKELTNPTRVVTTTVKIKGGLLNRLPVKTKEAIPKEKIFECMKFIDSIEVKAPISVGDIIVKDLLGTGVDLVASRSM from the coding sequence ATGGAAAAACATCAATTAGTATGTATTGTATGTCCAATGGGATGTTATTTAGAAGTAACAAAAGAAAATGAAGAATATAATGTAACAGGAAATAAATGTCCTAGAGGAAAAGCTTATGGGATGAAGGAACTTACCAACCCTACAAGAGTTGTAACAACAACTGTAAAGATTAAAGGTGGACTTCTTAATAGACTCCCAGTAAAAACAAAAGAAGCTATTCCAAAGGAAAAAATATTTGAGTGTATGAAATTTATTGATTCTATAGAAGTAAAAGCACCTATTTCTGTAGGAGATATTATTGTAAAAGATCTTTTGGGAACAGGAGTAGATCTAGTGGCTTCAAGAAGTATGTAA
- a CDS encoding NAD(P)/FAD-dependent oxidoreductase, with amino-acid sequence MLKYDIVVVGGGPAGLAAAIEAKKNGVDNILVIERDRELGGILQQCIHNGFGLHVFKEELTGPEYAEKFITELKNMGIEYKLDTMALEIGEERVIHAINTVDGFMRIKAGAIILSMGCRERTRGAISIPGTRPAGVFTAGTAQRFVNMEGYMVGKRVVILGSGDIGLIMARRMTLEGAKVLAVAELMPFSGGLTRNIVQCLEDYHIPLYLSHTLMEIKGKDRVEGVVIAEVDKNRKPIPGTEKHYDCDTLLLSVGLIPENEISKNAGIALDPVTSGPIVNESMETSIEGVFACGNVVHVHDLVDFVTAESKRAGKNAARYIKKEIKADAKTAKTKPGEGIRYIVPHMVRPENVDGTLDLFMRVDNVYKDMNMIVKLDGKEIKRMKKKHLAPGEMESVKIKKEDLGFGEDAVITVQLEKEGA; translated from the coding sequence ATGTTAAAATACGATATTGTTGTAGTTGGAGGAGGTCCTGCAGGACTTGCGGCAGCTATTGAAGCAAAGAAAAACGGTGTAGATAACATTTTAGTGATAGAAAGAGACAGAGAACTAGGTGGAATATTACAGCAGTGTATTCATAATGGATTTGGACTTCATGTTTTTAAAGAGGAGCTAACAGGACCTGAATATGCAGAAAAATTCATTACTGAGTTAAAAAATATGGGAATAGAGTACAAGCTAGATACAATGGCACTAGAAATCGGAGAAGAAAGAGTGATTCATGCTATTAATACAGTAGATGGATTTATGCGTATCAAGGCAGGTGCTATTATTCTTTCTATGGGATGTAGAGAGAGAACAAGAGGAGCTATAAGTATTCCAGGAACAAGACCTGCAGGTGTATTTACAGCAGGAACAGCCCAAAGATTTGTAAATATGGAAGGATACATGGTAGGGAAGAGGGTAGTCATCTTAGGTTCAGGAGATATTGGACTGATCATGGCAAGAAGAATGACATTAGAGGGAGCGAAGGTACTTGCAGTAGCTGAGTTGATGCCTTTTTCAGGAGGACTTACTAGAAATATTGTACAATGTCTAGAAGATTATCATATCCCTCTATACCTAAGCCATACCCTAATGGAGATAAAAGGAAAAGATAGGGTAGAAGGGGTAGTTATTGCAGAGGTAGATAAAAATAGAAAACCAATTCCAGGAACAGAAAAACATTATGATTGTGATACCTTATTATTATCTGTAGGACTTATTCCAGAAAATGAAATCTCTAAAAATGCAGGGATTGCTTTAGATCCAGTTACATCTGGACCAATTGTAAATGAATCTATGGAAACAAGTATAGAAGGAGTTTTTGCTTGTGGAAATGTAGTACATGTACATGATTTAGTAGATTTTGTAACAGCAGAAAGTAAAAGAGCTGGCAAAAATGCTGCAAGATATATTAAAAAAGAGATTAAAGCAGATGCAAAAACAGCAAAAACAAAACCAGGTGAAGGAATCCGATATATTGTTCCTCATATGGTTAGACCAGAAAATGTTGATGGGACACTAGATTTATTCATGAGAGTAGACAATGTATATAAAGATATGAACATGATCGTAAAGTTGGATGGAAAAGAAATCAAGAGAATGAAAAAGAAACATTTAGCTCCTGGAGAAATGGAATCTGTAAAAATCAAAAAAGAGGATTTAGGATTCGGAGAAGATGCAGTCATTACTGTTCAATTAGAAAAGGAGGGAGCATAA
- a CDS encoding NAD(P)/FAD-dependent oxidoreductase, which translates to MYDVAVIGAGIIGTFITRELSKFNLKTAMIDKDTDIANGTTKANSAIVHAGYDARPSTLKGTLNAKGNAMYGKVCEELDVHFKRIGSLVIASNEEEMESVKDLYERGRKNNIPHMKILSQEEVRAMEPNLNEEIIGALCAPTAGIVSPWELSVALAENAADNGAEIKLETEVLSIEKNEEGYIIYTNNGEVKAKYIFNCAGVYADKINEMVASRSFTIHPRRGQYNILDKRTGDLVNHVIFQAPTKLGKGVLVAPTVHGNLLVGPDAEDLEDKENTSTTSDRLTFIREKSRKTTMKIPFNGTITSFAGLRAVPSTGDFIIEESKEAKGFINVAGIESPGLSAAPAIAEYAIDILKGITGELKERKDFNPRRKPVIRFMELSDEEKAEAIKKDPRYGRIICRCENITEGEIVDSIHRNAGGRTVDAIKRRVRPGMGRCQGGFCGPRVMEILARELKIDIKEVVKDGKASYILTEETKKDKSQDVVESR; encoded by the coding sequence ATGTATGATGTAGCGGTAATTGGTGCCGGTATTATAGGAACTTTTATAACAAGAGAATTATCAAAATTTAATTTAAAAACTGCCATGATTGATAAAGATACAGATATAGCAAATGGAACAACAAAGGCAAATAGTGCCATTGTCCATGCTGGATATGATGCAAGACCGAGTACATTAAAAGGAACGTTGAATGCAAAAGGAAATGCTATGTATGGAAAAGTTTGTGAAGAATTAGATGTACATTTTAAAAGAATTGGTTCTTTGGTTATTGCTAGTAACGAAGAAGAAATGGAAAGTGTAAAAGATTTATATGAAAGAGGACGTAAAAATAATATTCCCCATATGAAGATTTTATCTCAAGAAGAAGTAAGAGCAATGGAACCGAACTTAAATGAAGAAATTATCGGTGCTTTGTGTGCCCCAACGGCAGGGATTGTTAGTCCTTGGGAGTTATCTGTAGCTTTAGCTGAAAACGCAGCAGATAATGGCGCTGAGATTAAGCTTGAAACGGAAGTTTTAAGCATTGAGAAAAATGAAGAAGGATATATAATTTATACAAATAATGGTGAGGTCAAAGCAAAATATATATTTAATTGTGCAGGAGTATATGCTGACAAAATCAATGAAATGGTAGCATCAAGGAGTTTTACCATTCACCCAAGAAGAGGCCAATACAATATTTTAGATAAAAGGACAGGAGATCTTGTAAATCATGTAATCTTCCAAGCACCAACGAAACTTGGAAAAGGGGTATTGGTTGCTCCTACAGTTCATGGAAATTTATTGGTAGGACCAGATGCAGAGGATCTAGAGGATAAGGAGAATACATCAACTACGAGTGATAGACTTACATTTATCAGAGAAAAATCAAGAAAGACAACGATGAAGATCCCCTTTAATGGAACCATTACAAGCTTTGCAGGTTTAAGAGCTGTACCAAGCACAGGAGATTTTATTATAGAAGAATCAAAAGAAGCAAAAGGCTTTATTAATGTGGCAGGAATAGAATCCCCTGGACTATCAGCAGCACCAGCAATAGCAGAATATGCAATTGACATTTTAAAAGGTATTACAGGAGAACTTAAGGAAAGAAAAGATTTTAATCCAAGAAGGAAACCTGTGATTCGTTTTATGGAGTTAAGTGATGAGGAAAAAGCAGAAGCGATTAAAAAAGATCCAAGATACGGAAGGATTATTTGTAGATGTGAAAACATTACAGAAGGTGAAATCGTAGACTCTATCCATAGAAATGCAGGAGGAAGAACGGTAGATGCTATTAAAAGAAGAGTAAGACCTGGTATGGGAAGATGTCAAGGAGGCTTTTGTGGACCAAGAGTTATGGAAATATTAGCGAGAGAATTAAAAATAGATATTAAAGAGGTAGTGAAGGATGGTAAGGCATCGTATATTTTAACAGAAGAGACAAAGAAAGATAAATCACAAGATGTGGTAGAGAGCAGATAA